One Plasmodium berghei ANKA genome assembly, chromosome: 13 genomic region harbors:
- a CDS encoding 40S ribosomal protein S3, putative, with translation MSPPISKKRKFINDGVFQAELNEFLARILAEDGYSGVEVRVTPIRTEVIIRATRTREVLGDKGRRIRELTSLVQKRFFNKLTNSVELFAERVENRGLCAMAQAESLRYKLLKGLAVRRACYGVLRHIMESGAKGCEVIVSGKLRAQRAKSMKFRDGYLISTGEPSKRFVNTATRSAQLKQGVLGIKVKIMLPTAIDTKTGLPSILPDNISVLEPKTDTVDAL, from the exons ATGTCACCTCCT ATATcaaagaaaagaaaatttattaatgatGGTGTTTTTCAAGCTGAGCtaaatgaatttttagCTCGAATTTTAGCAGAGGATGGATATTCAGGTGTTGAAGTCAGAGTTACACCAATAAG aacGGAGGTTATTATTAGAGCTACTCGTACTAGGGAAGTACTTGGTGATAAGGGACGTAGAATACGAGAATTAACTTCATTAGTTCAAAAAAGATTCTTTAATAAATTGACAAATAGTGTTGAGTTATTTGCAGAGAGAGTAGAAAACAGAGGATTATGCGCAATGGCACAAGCCGAATCATTAAGATATAAACTTCTAAAAGGTTTAGCTGTAAGAAGAGCATGTTATGGTGTTTTAAGACATATCATGGAATCAGGAGCAAAGGGATGTGAAGTTATTGTTTCTGGTAAATTAAGAGCACAAAGAGCTAAAAGCATGAAGTTTAGAGATGGATATTTAATATCTACTGGTGAACCATCAAAAAGATTTGTAAATACTGCTACCAGATCAGCACAATTAAAACAAGGTGTATTAGGTATAAAGGTTAAAATTATGTTACCAACTGCAATTGATACAAAAACTGGATTACCATCGATATTGCCTGATAATATTTCTGTTTTAGAACCTAAAACCGATACAGTAGATGCATTATAA
- a CDS encoding protein phosphatase containing kelch-like domains, which translates to MNNGSFKETNVCRKEKQKGDIPVPRFGHTATYLGNNKVAIFGGAIGDAGKYNITDDIYLYDLTQNKWKKLITENTPTARAAHAAACVDEQQLVIYGGATGGGSLSLDDLYILDLRREQKYSWMTVPTKGVSPGRRYGHVMVYSKPNLIVFGGNDGQHALNDVWFMHVEMPPFEWIQVIISNNSKVPSPRVYHSADMCKEGPATGMIVIFGGRNSENKSLNDTWGLRQHRDGRWDWVEAPIKKGSPPEARYQHTCVFIGSKLFVLGGRNDNGCSIPLSTALYNTETIEWVTFPPISKFRHTSWMYKYTIYTFGGFSHQTQQYPTNELECLECYSLLNSLNGLDTDKKGPIKQSSLKQKSNLNETNKNKITEVKNINSYNLNGQDVITTQKQLQQSGSKNQYMKSKQLNDSKKNSPTSNLSSGNIQNSHYRNMLDSPSSSLFRLSNNNSVNKSLSNTIRLAAHAHAVQETGSDFALLVRKISIDKLEEEGRKINNGVLCTPVNYISEFKNTVYDKVITTLLNPNITQFEIQYNHNSDSIFIIPWSNVSILCSMVIDIFKQEDMVLKLRAPIKIYGDIHGQYYDLMRLFQLYKSPVEEDLGEKLNAVGDIDSNDYLFLGDYVDRGSNSLEVICLLFALKCKYPKQIHLIRGNHEDMAINSLYGFQEECRRRLKEDVDDKSSCWAQINQVFEWIPIGALVEEKILCVHGGIGKSIHTISDISQLKRPLIVSQVPQNLNEQKVTDLLWSDPTDNDSVLGTIPNDIRDPDGTGHIVKYGPDRVHKFLEDNDLQLIIRAHECVMDGFERFAGGKLITLFSATNYCNSHKNAGALLFIRRDFTVIPKLIYPAKDEVRFFSTWDTKMTELRPPTPPRSQPKMRELNYGAP; encoded by the exons ATGAATAATGGATCATTTAAAGAAACGAATGTTTGtagaaaagaaaaacaaaaggGAGATATTCCAGTTCCGCGTTTTGGTCATACTGCAACATACTTAggtaataataaagttGCAATATTTGGTGGGGCAATAGGTGACGcaggaaaatataatataacagatgatatatatttatatgatttaacccaaaataaatggaaaaaattaataacaGAAAACACACCAACAGCTAGGGCTGCCCATGCTGCTGCTTGTGTAGATGAACAACAATTAGTTATATATGGAGGTGCAACAGGCGGAGGATCATTATCATTAGAcgatttatatatattagatTTGAGAAGAGAGCAGAAATATTCATGGATGACAGTTCCTACAAAAGGGGTATCCCCAGGTAGACGATATGGTCATGTAATGGTATATAGCAAACCTAATTTAATAGTTTTTGGAGGAAATGATGGACAACATGCATTAAACGATGTATGGTTTATGCATGTAGAAATGCCACCTTTTGAATGGATTCAAGTTATAATATCAAATAATTCTAAAGTACCTTCACCAAGAGTTTATCATTCAGCTGATATGTGTAAAGAAGGACCTGCTACAGGTATGATTGTAATATTTGGTGGTCGAAATTctgaaaataaatcattaaaTGATACATGGGGTCTAAGACAACATAGAGATGGTAGATGGGATTGGGTTGAAGCTCCTATTAAAAAAGGGTCACCCCCAGAAGCTAGATATCAACATACTTGCGTATTTATAGGATCTAAATTGTTTGTTTTAGGTGGTAGAAATGATAATGGTTGCTCTATACCATTATCGACTGCTCTTTACAATACAGAAACAATTGAATGGGTTACATTCCCCCCTATTTCTAAATTTAGACATACATCTTGGATGTACaaatatactatatatacatttggTGGGTTTAGTCATCAAACACAGCAGTATCCAACTAATGAGTTAGAATGCTTAGAATGTTATAGTCttttaaattcattaaATGGTTTAGATACAGATAAAAAAGGTCCAATAAAACAATCAtctttaaaacaaaaatcaaatttaaatgaaacaaataagaataaaattacagaagtaaaaaatataaattcatataatttaaatggGCAAGATGTTATTACTACTCAGAAACAGCTACAACAAAGTGGATCAAAAAATCAATATATGAAATCGAAACAATTGAAtgatagtaaaaaaaatagccCAACTTCAAATTTATCATCAggaaatatacaaaattcaCACTACAGAAATATGCTCGATTCACCTAGTTCATCTTTATTTAGACTAtccaataataatagtgtGAATAAATCACTATCGAATACAATTAGATTAGCTGCACATGCACATGCCGTTCAAGAAACTGGAAGTGATTTTGCATTACTTGTTCGAAAAATTTCTATTGATAAATTAGAAGAAGAAggaagaaaaattaataatggTGTATTATGCACACCtgtaaattatattagtgaatttaaaaatacagTTTATGATAAAGTGATTACAACTTTGTTAAATCCAAATATTACTCAATTTGAAATACAATACAATCATAATTCAgattctatttttattattccatGGTCAAATGTATCTATATTATGTTCTATGGttattgatatatttaagcAAGAAGATATGGTATTAAAATTAAGAGCTccgataaaaatatatggtGATATACATGGCCAATACTATGATTTGATGAGATTATTccaattatataaatctCCTGTAGAAGAAGATTTAGgggaaaaattaaatgcaGTTGGTGATATAGATTCAAATGATTATCTATTTTTAGGTGATTATGTTGATAGGGGTTCTAATAGTTTAGAAGTTATTTGTTTACTTTTTGCACTCAAATGCAAATATCCTAAGCAAATACATCTAATTAGAGGAAATCATGAGGACATGGCTATAAATAGTTTGTATGGATTTCAAGAAGAATGCAGAAGAAGGTTAAAAGAAGATGTTGATGATAAATCATCATGTTGGGCACAAATCAATCAGGTATTTGAATGGATACCTATCGGAGCTTTAgttgaagaaaaaatattatgtgTCCATGGAGGTATAGGGAAATCTATTCATACTATATCTGATATTTCTCAATTAAAACGACCTTTAATAGTTTCACAAGTTCctcaaaatttaaatgaacaaaaagTTACAGATCTTTTATGGTCTGATCCCACTGATAATGATTCTGTATTAGGAACGATACCTAATGATATAAGAGATCCTGATGGAACTGGTCATATTGTAAAATATGGACCAGATAGAgttcataaatttttagaAGATAATGATCTACAATTAATTATAAGAGCTCATGAGTGTGTAATGGATGGATTTGAGCGATTTGCGGGCGGAAAACTAATAACTTTATTTTCAGCAACAAATTATTGTAATTCTCACAAAAATGCAGgtgcattattatttattcgAAGAGATTTCACAGTAATACCAAAGCTAATATATCCTGCTAAGGATGAAGTCCGTTTCTTTAGTACATG gGACACAAAAATGACCGAATTGAGACCACCAACCCCACCAAGAAGTCAACCGAAAATGAGAGAATTAAATTATGGGGCTCCATAA
- a CDS encoding 26S proteasome regulatory subunit RPN2, putative: MDVEKTIHENDIVTSASGVIALLNEEDASLKIFGLEKLNSVVDIYWPELADYIFKIEELCEDDGFSGKELANLVASKVYYHLEKYPEALKYALCAGKLFNINEKSQYIETMLAKCIEKYVEIREKNYEGVDSNYARNNAINYSNNENSFSNSYTLNTNYNNIDPGYKRGKGDLNTHNSIDNDNNNNNRNIYESYDYNTKGINANTTTKNSNNILIGDNENDKIKNENNIFKDDLNNDINKKMEKFVDDMLEICIKNNSIKEALGVALDARRLDKVEYIILNAPNKLEILQHSILNERHINTTKKFRKDFFRLLVKIYLSMNEEEIKYEYVNLCECLFYINDYKTVAEILLKLIENYHLMVYQISFDLVDLENINFLKNILKEIKEIIIKNKSYYYGEENYKHLNTDLSKKNNNSGNNGGKSEHASDQDVKKDDSQESKNTQNVQDNSEGNGQIGTINDDTDPIGSTSVVANSDDKNDKENTEKDKIPEDVLIYVNEQHHLYEKIKKLIFILTGKITTSLYIEFLHRNNHADLILLDNYKNVIDSRSSITHHGIVIAHSLMQAGTTCDVFLRSNIEWLSKAVNWAKFSSTASLGVVYKGHVNQSFMVLSSHLPYNDISRQITNNINANISQSDVYSESGSLYALGLIHATYNTNYKKVRDFLLSQLKASNNNEVLQHGCCLGLGLVCLEQNDDEQVYDELKSVMYSDSAVSGESAAYAIGLLKLGSGDEKCVDELLAYAHDTQHEKITRACSISLGFVMFQKEREANNLIEELINDKDAIIRYGGMFTIALAYCGLSNYNKHIIKKLLHFSVSDVSDDVRRAAVIALGFVLCNTPAQVPMFLNLLVESYNPHVRYGAALALGIACASTANEEAVNMLIPLLTDTTDFVRQSAFISLGLIFQQSNEHVSPNFKKFKDEIMKILSDKHEDIIAKFGATVGLGLLDISGRNAISTFFTRRANIIRPQSAVGFCLFCQLWYWFPLIHMISLTFLPTCLIGLTEDLKVPKNFTILSTKNQAFDYPSFLSKEKIQEKKETVTAILSTTDKRKTLKLKKQKNENKLTKEKNPQDDSSSVLSDGKSMKNLEILSTAATIGQSSHVSHAESVEGSANGENLNDQQNDANQFSQLQRIKKSDKGKSPSLSHTINTVDMKNPCRVIKTQEKYIEYSPNSRFKPIISTRKFGFVMLSDTTPSEPFDFIEPKLENGNKKEAPPFEPFSWKDEN; the protein is encoded by the exons ATGGATGTTGAAAAAACAATTCACGAAAATGATATTGTTACATCAGCCTCTGGTGTAATAGCATTGTTAAATGAGGAAGACGCTagtttgaaaatttttggattagaaaaattaaattcaGTAGTAGATATATATTGGCCTGAATTAGctgattatatttttaaaatcgaAGAATTATGTGAGGATGATGGATTTAGTGGTAAAGAGCTAGCTAATTTAGTTGCAAGCAAggtttattatcatttagaaaaatatcCAGAAGCTTTAAAATATGCTTTATGTGCAGgcaaattatttaatattaatgaaaaatctCAATATATAGAAACAATGCTTGCAAAATGCATTGAAAAGTATGTAGAAATAAGGGAAAAGAATTATGAAGGTGTAGATTCAAACTATGCTCGAAATAATGCTATTAATTATtctaataatgaaaatagttTTAGTAACTCTTATACTTTAAATactaattataataatatagatcCTGGATATAAGCGAGGAAAAGGTGACCTAAACACACATAACAGCATTGATAacgataataataataataatagaaatatatatgaaagtTACGATTACAATACTAAAGGAATAAATGCCAATACGACCACCAAAAAcagtaataatatattaatcggagataatgaaaatgataaaataaaaaatgaaaataatatttttaaagatgatctaaataatgatataaataaaaaaatggaaaaatttGTTGATGATATGTTagaaatatgtattaaaaataatagtataaaGGAAGCATTAGGAGTTGCTCTTGATGCTAGGCGTTTAGATAAAgttgaatatataatattaaatgcACCAAATAAATTAGAAATATTACAACATTctattttaaatgaaagGCACATTAATACCACAAAAAAATTCCGTAAAGATTTTTTTAGATTacttgtaaaaatatatctatcAATGAAtgaagaagaaataaaatacgaatatgtaaatttatgtgaatgtttattttatattaatgattATAAAACAGTTgctgaaatattattaaaactaATTGAAAACTATCATTTAATGGTATATCAAATTTCGTTTGATTTGGTagatttagaaaatataaattttttaaaaaatattttaaaagaaataaaagaaattataattaaaaataagtcttattattatggggaagaaaattataaacatCTAAATACAGATTtgtcaaaaaaaaataataatagtggAAATAATGGTGGAAAGAGTGAGCATGCATCTGATCAAGatgtaaaaaaagatgATAGTCAAGaatcaaaaaatacacaaaaTGTTCAAGATAATTCAGAAGGAAACGGTCAAATTGGAACAATAAATGATGACACTGACCCAATTGGATCCACGTCTGTTGTTGCAAATAGcgatgataaaaatgataaagaaaatacaGAGAAAGATAAAATCCCTGAAGACGTACTCATCTATGTAAATGAACAACatcatttatatgaaaaaataaaaaaattaatttttatattaacagGAAAAATAACAACAAGTTTGTATATTGAATTTTTACATCGTAATAATCATGCtgatttaattttattagataattataaaaatgtaatagaTTCAAGAAGCAGTATAACACATCATGGTATTGTTATAGCACACAGTTTAATGCAAGCTGGAACGACTTGTGATGTTTTTTTGCGTTCAAATATTGAATGGTTATCTAAAGCAGTAAATTGGGCTAAATTTTCATCAACTGCTTCATTAGGTGTTGTATATAAAGGCCATGTTAATCAATCTTTTATGGTTTTATCATCTCATTTGCcttataatgatatatcaAGGCAGATTACAAATAACATAAACGCAAATATATCACAAAGCGATGTATATTCAGAGAGTGGGTCTTTATATGCATTGGGTTTAATACATGCTACttataatacaaattataaaaaagttagagattttttattgtcgCAATTAAAAGCAAGTAACAATAATGAAGTATTACAACATGGCTGTTGTTTAGGCTTAGGTTTAGTATGTTTAGAACAAAATGATGATGAACAAGTATATGATGAATTGAAATCTGTTATGTATTCAGATTCTGCAGTATCGGGTGAAAGTGCTGCATATGCAATTggattattaaaattggGTAGTGGCGATGAAAAATGTGTTGATGAATTATTAGCATATGCTCATGATACACaacatgaaaaaataacaagAGCATGCAGTATAAGTTTAGGTTTTGTTATGTTTCAAAAAGAAAGAGAagcaaataatttaatagaagaattaataaatgataaagatGCAATAATAAGATATGGTGGTATGTTTACAATTGCACTAGCATATTGTGGTTTAtctaattataataaacatattattaaaaaattattacatttttcaGTTTCAGATGTAAGTGATGATGTTAGAAGAGCTGCTGTAATAGCATTAGGTTTTGTTTTATGTAACACTCCTGCCCAAGTTCCaatgtttttaaatttattagtAGAAAGTTATAATCCACATGTACGATATGGTGCTGCTTTGGCATTGGGTATTGCATGTGCATCTACTGCTAATGAAGAAGCTGTTAATATGTTGATCCCACTTTTAACAGATACTACAGATTTTGTTAGACAAAGTGcttttatatcattagGTTTAATTTTTCAGCAATCCAATGAACATGTTAGtccaaattttaaaaaatttaaagatgaaataatgaaaatattatcagATAAACATGAAGATATTATTGCTAAATTTGGAGCTACAGTAGGCCTGGGTTTATTAGATATATCTGGTCGAAATGCTATTTcaacattttttacaagAAGAGCTAATATTATAAGGCCGCAGTCAGCAGTTGGTTTTTGCTTATTTTGTCAATTATGGTATTGGTTTCCATTAATTCATATGATTAGTTTAACTTTCTTACCAACTTGTTTAATTGGATTAACAGAAGATTTAAAGGTTCCTAAaaattttactattttatcGACTAAAAATCAAGCTTTTGATTATCCTTCCTTTTTAagcaaagaaaaaattcaagaaaaaaaagaaactGTTACTGCTATTTTATCAACAACtgataaaagaaaaacattaaaattgaaaaaacaaaaaaatgaaaataaattaacaaaagaaaaaaaccCACAAGATGATAGTAGCTCAGTTCTTTCTGATGGAAAGTCaatgaaaaatttagaaaTCCTAAGCACTGCTGCAACGATTGGACAATCAAGCCATGTTTCCCATGCAGAGAGTGTTGAAGGGAGTGCAAATGGcgaaaatttaaatgatcAGCAAAATGATGCAAACCAGTTTTCACAGTTACAACGAATTAAAAAGTCAGACAAGGGAAAGTCACCTTCTCTTTCCCACACGATTAACACG GTTGATATGAAAAACCCATGTAGAGTAATAAAAACacaagaaaaatatatagaatacTCTCCAAATAGTAGATTTAAGCCAATTATTAGTACCAGAAAGTTTGGATTCGTCATGCTTTCAGATACGAC TCCATCCGAACCCTTTGATTTCATTGAACCTAAATTAGAAAATGGAAACAAAAAAGAGGCTCCACCATTTGAACCTTTTTCTTGGAAGGATGAAAATTAA